The Streptomyces sp. NBC_00576 genome contains the following window.
AGTACGGTTCTGCGGCCTATCCGGTTGGCTTCCATCGGGCGCCTCCTGGTGATGGGTGTGGATTCGGGGGAACGGAAAACGCTGGGGTGGGGGGGGTGGGGGTGTGAGGGTCCTTTGGGGCTGTCCGTGCGGGACGGGGTGCGTCGCGAGTCAGATGCCGAGCATCAGGTTGAGCTCGTCCAGGGACTTCACCGGCACATAGCCGTAGCCGTCGGTGACCGGGTCGTAGCCGCGGTCCAGGAGGATCAGGTTGCGGAAGCCCATGTCGTGCATCGGCATCAGGTCGTAGCGGGTGTGCGAGGAGACGTGCACGAAGTCCTCGGGGGACGCGTCGAGCTGGTCGAGCATGTACTCGAACGCGGCGTACCGGGGCTTGTAGTAGCCGGCCTGTTCCGCGGTGTAGACCGCGTGGAAGTCCGCCCCGAGCCGGGGCACGCTCTGCTCCAGGAAGGAGTCCTCGGCGTTGGAGAAGATCACCAGCTTGTAGTTCTCGCCCATCTTCTTCAGCGGTTCCGGCACGTCGGCGTGCGGGCCCCAGCTGCGCACGCCTTCCGCGAACCGCTTGCCCGCGTCCGGCGCCGCCTTCACACCCCACTTGCGGCAGACCCGCTCGAAGGAGTCCTGGAGCACCTGCTCGTAGGGGTAGTACTCGCCGCAGACCTGGTCGTAGCGGTAGCCGCGGAACTCCCGGACGAACTGGTCCCACTGTTCGGCGGGGATCTGGTCGCCGACGAGCTCACGCGTGATGGGGGTCATCGGCCACTCGATCAACGTGCCGTAGCAGTCGAACGAGACGTACTTCGGGCGGAAGGAGGGATTACTCATGAGGGTGCTCCACTCTTTGCTTCGGGGAACTGGATATGGCCGGTGCGTGCCTTTTTGGGCATGCCCATGACAGAGGTGTCGAGGTGGAGGGGGCGATGCCGTCGACATCGCCGGGGATCAGGCGGCGCCGACTCCTGCCGGAGCGAGGAAGCCGACGGGGTGATCAGTGGTGCCGTCGAGCGCCAGGTCGGCGGCGATCTCTCCCATCGCGGGCGAGAGCTTGAAGCCGCTGCCGGAGAAACCGGCCATGACGATGATGTCGTCCTCGCCGGGGAGATGACCGACGAGCGGGTTTCCGGACTCCGTGTAGCCCTCCATGTAGGCCGACACCCTGATGGGGTCGGGGTTCAGGTCGGGCATGAGTTCGCTGATGAGCTCGTGGAAGGTGCCGAGTTCTTCGGGGCGGACGGTACGGTCGAGCCGTTCGGGCTCGGGCACCGGCAGATGGCGTGCGAAGGAGAGACCGAGCTTGACGGAGATGCCGTCGGGCGACGGGAGCCCGAAGCAGTCGTGGGGTGTGGCGCGCACGAAGGAGGGAGCCCCGCCCGCGAACCAGTCGTGGCGGGTGGGCAGGTGCCAGGAGCAGATCACCCGGCGGACGTCGACGGTTCGTGGGAGGTCCGGGAGCAGTGTGTTGATCCAGGGGCCCACGGTCACCACCGCGGCGTCCACGTGGTCCGTGCCGTGGTCGGTGACGATCTGCACGCCGCCTCCCGCCGCGGGAACGACCTCCCGCACCGGGGTGTAGCGGTTCAGCCGGGCGCCCAGCTGTTCGGCGCGGGTGGCGGCCGCCTGGACCGAAGCCTCGGGCCTGATGATGGCGCCCATCCGGTCGAGTACGGCGGTGTGCCCCTCCGGGAGACGATGCTGCGGGTAGCGACGGGCGAGGGTGTCCCGGTCCAGTACCTCGTGATCCAGACGATGGGTGGCGCTGGAGGAGAGGAGGAGGCGCATGGACAGTGAGGCGGTCTCTCCCATCACGAGGCAGCCGCTGCGGCGTCGCAGCGACCGGCCCGTCTCCGCCTGGAGTTGCTCCCACAGCCCGTCCGCGAGCCGCAGCAGCGGAATGTACCCGGGGTCGCCGAGATGGACGGCTCGGAAGATACGGCTCTCGCCTCCGGCCGCGCCGCGGTCATGACCCGGCGCGTACCGGTCGTAGCCGATGACCTCGGCTCCGCGGGCCGCCAGTCGCCACATGGCCTGGCTGCCCATGCTGCCGGCACCGATCACGGCGACGCGCTTCGGGATACGCATGAGGTCGCTCCTTTCGATGGTGTGGCCCGGGTGGCAGTAGGGCCCCAGAACGGTGCGGACACCGTGTGGACCCTTCCGGTTCGGGTTCCGGTGGGGATGGCGTTCACTTTCGTCCCGGGGGAACCTGCAGGTCAACCCACACTGTGTTCCACCTTGGGGCCTTCTTGAGACGGTCTGTCACTGCGGACGGCCGGACTCCACAAAATGCCGGCACCCTCTTGTAACGGTGAGTGGCCGGTGCGAGGGTGAGCCCGATCCCCTCGGCTGAAAGCACTCCCTATGCCGCCCAGACGTCCCGCAACCGGGCACTTCCCCACCATCGCGGAGGTACTGCGCCTGCCCGTGCTTGCCGAAGGGATGCCGCGCGTGCTGGCCGGTGAGGCACAGCTGGACAGGGCGGTGCGCTGGGTACATGTCACCGAGCTGCTCAACCCCGCCGACTTCCTGGAGGGCGGCGAGCTGGTGCTGACGACCGGCATGCCGTACCCCGAGGACCCCTCCGAGCTGCGGGACTACGTCGACCAGCTCGCCGACGTCGGCGCGGCCGGTCTGATCGTGGAGCTCGGTTACCGGTACCGGAAGGTGCCCGACGAGCTGGTGGCGGCGTGCCGTGCCCGTGAAGTGCCGCTGGTCGAGCTGGCCCGTGGCGTCCGGTTCATCGACGTCACGCAGACGGTGCACGCGCTCATCCTTGACGCCCAGGGAGCCCTGCTGCGGCGCGGGAGGGACATCCAGGACGTCTTCACCGCCCTGACACTGCGGGGCGCGGATCCCGAGGAACTGGTGCACACCACCGCGGAGCTCACCGGAGCCCCCGTGGTGCTGGAGGATCTCAACCACCGGGTCCTGATGTGCGAGCTGCTCGGCCGGCCGTACGAGCCGGTGGTGTCGGCCTGGTCGCGGCGCTCGCGGGCCGCCCCGACGCCGGAGAGGATCACGCCGAGCGGCCCGGAAGGGTGGCTGATCGCGCCGGTGCAGGACCACCACGGGCTGTGGGGGCGGCTGGTCCTGCTGGAGGGCCGGCTGAACGCCGAGCCCGACCCGGAACACGTCCTGGTGCTGGAGCGTGCGGCGGTCGCGCTGACCATGGCGCGCCTGGCCGGGCCGGCCTGGTGGGAGCGCCGGGCCCACCGCTCCGTACTGCGGGACCTGTACGAACGGCGCTTCCGCTCCCCCGCGGACGCGCGCGCCCGCGCCGAGGCACTGGGGCTCCCGGCCCTCGGGCACCGGCTCTTCGCCGTGGTCATCCGCCACACGTGCACCGGCACCGAGGGTGAGCACCTCGACGAACGTATCGCGAAGGCGCTGGCGCATACCGGCGTCCGCGCTCTGATCGGCGAGACGGCCCCTGGCCGGATCGGCGTACTTCTGGCACTGGCACAGGCGAGCGCCTGGCAGCCGGTCGCCGAGCGGATCGGCCGTCTGACCCGGGAGGAGCTTGGACCGGAGGCCGTCGTCGCCGTCGGTCCCGGGGTGACCGACCTCGCCGGGATCGCCCGGTCGTGGCAGGAGGCCGAGCAGACGGCCGAGGCCATCACACCGGCCTCCCCGGAGCGGTGGTTCTACGTCCCCGCCGACGTCCGGCTGCCGGAGTTGCTGGGCGTCCTGCGGGAGGACACCCGTCTTCAGCGGTACGCGGAACGGCAACTGACCCGCCTCATCGAGCACGACGATCGCAACAGTGGCGATCTGCTCCAGGCACTGCGCGCCTATCTGGCGGCGGCCGGGAACAAGTCGGTTGCGGCGAAACTCGCCGGCATGTCCCGGCAGGCGTACTACCAGCGCCTCCACACCATCGAACGGCTCCTCGGCTGCGACCTGGAATCAGGTCTGCAGCGCACGTCCCTGCACGTCGCGGTACTGGTCCTGGACGCGCGCGAAGCAGCTGTTCCCGGCGCGTGACGGGCACGCCGGTCGTCAGAGAGAGGGCGCGGGAGTGCCCGGTGAGCGGTGGGCGGCGTCGTCCCTGCCGCCCACCGAGGGGGAGACGGCTCAGAGAAGCCCGATCAGCTTGTCGGTGAATTCGGCGGTGCTCGCGGTTCCGCCCAGGTCACGGGTGCGGATATCGGTCTTGGCCAG
Protein-coding sequences here:
- a CDS encoding haloacid dehalogenase type II produces the protein MSNPSFRPKYVSFDCYGTLIEWPMTPITRELVGDQIPAEQWDQFVREFRGYRYDQVCGEYYPYEQVLQDSFERVCRKWGVKAAPDAGKRFAEGVRSWGPHADVPEPLKKMGENYKLVIFSNAEDSFLEQSVPRLGADFHAVYTAEQAGYYKPRYAAFEYMLDQLDASPEDFVHVSSHTRYDLMPMHDMGFRNLILLDRGYDPVTDGYGYVPVKSLDELNLMLGI
- the solA gene encoding N-methyl-L-tryptophan oxidase, with amino-acid sequence MRIPKRVAVIGAGSMGSQAMWRLAARGAEVIGYDRYAPGHDRGAAGGESRIFRAVHLGDPGYIPLLRLADGLWEQLQAETGRSLRRRSGCLVMGETASLSMRLLLSSSATHRLDHEVLDRDTLARRYPQHRLPEGHTAVLDRMGAIIRPEASVQAAATRAEQLGARLNRYTPVREVVPAAGGGVQIVTDHGTDHVDAAVVTVGPWINTLLPDLPRTVDVRRVICSWHLPTRHDWFAGGAPSFVRATPHDCFGLPSPDGISVKLGLSFARHLPVPEPERLDRTVRPEELGTFHELISELMPDLNPDPIRVSAYMEGYTESGNPLVGHLPGEDDIIVMAGFSGSGFKLSPAMGEIAADLALDGTTDHPVGFLAPAGVGAA
- a CDS encoding PucR family transcriptional regulator codes for the protein MPPRRPATGHFPTIAEVLRLPVLAEGMPRVLAGEAQLDRAVRWVHVTELLNPADFLEGGELVLTTGMPYPEDPSELRDYVDQLADVGAAGLIVELGYRYRKVPDELVAACRAREVPLVELARGVRFIDVTQTVHALILDAQGALLRRGRDIQDVFTALTLRGADPEELVHTTAELTGAPVVLEDLNHRVLMCELLGRPYEPVVSAWSRRSRAAPTPERITPSGPEGWLIAPVQDHHGLWGRLVLLEGRLNAEPDPEHVLVLERAAVALTMARLAGPAWWERRAHRSVLRDLYERRFRSPADARARAEALGLPALGHRLFAVVIRHTCTGTEGEHLDERIAKALAHTGVRALIGETAPGRIGVLLALAQASAWQPVAERIGRLTREELGPEAVVAVGPGVTDLAGIARSWQEAEQTAEAITPASPERWFYVPADVRLPELLGVLREDTRLQRYAERQLTRLIEHDDRNSGDLLQALRAYLAAAGNKSVAAKLAGMSRQAYYQRLHTIERLLGCDLESGLQRTSLHVAVLVLDAREAAVPGA